The sequence below is a genomic window from Salinispira pacifica.
GGGACATATTATCAACGCCTTTCAGAAGGACCATGGCGTGTACAGTGCGGAAAGCGAAAACGGCAATTTCTCCGTCTATCCGGTAAGGGACCATCGGCAGGAAATTACCTACCTTGTGTTCACCTCAGGAAACAGAAACTACAACGCTCTGAAATCCGAAAACAACACTCCATCATCCAAAGAGACCAAAGAGACATTGAAAAGCTCCGGAAGCGGCCAGGATTGGCTCCGCAAGACTTTTCAAAGGGTATTGAAACGGGGCGGCAATTAGGTGTAGCATTCCGTTATTACTTTGTAATACCATCTTCACGGACAACTTCGTTGCTCCCGGTGAATCTGTGCCCGTAATTCGTACCCTGGATCCGAATTACGGAAAGTGAGAAGATTATGAGCATATTAACCCGGCTTCAATACGGCGGACAGTGCGATCTGCCGGCGGTTCCCCACACCGATGCACTTGAAATCTCTGAGGTAAGCTACCGCTACCCCAACTCCCAGAAGAAAGCTCTTGAAAATGTGACCCTGCATATCCAGCCGGGAGAACGGCTGGCACTGGTGGGACCCAACGGCGCAGGAAAATCCACTCTGCTACAACTGATTCTGGGAATGAAAAAGGAACAGCAGGGTGCAATCAGGGTGTATGGAAACCCCGCCCATCACTGTCGTCACAGGGTTGCCATAGTACCCCAGCGTGCTTCCGTGGACTGGAATTTTCCCCTTACCGTCCGCCAGGTGGTAACCATGGGACGATATGTGCATCTGGGCTGGATGCGCCGGCCAGGCAACCGGGATAAAGAAAAGGTGGATGAAGCAATGGAGACCATGGGAATATCTGATCTCAGTTCCCGTCAGATATCCCAGCTCTCCGGAGGACAGCAGCAGCGGGTCATGCTTGCCCGCACCCTGGCCCACGATGCGGATCTCCTTCTTCTGGATGAACCCCTGAATCACGTGGACATCAAAACCCAGGAACTCATATTCCACACCATTGAACGACTGAGCAAGGCGGGGAAAACCGCCATTGTGAGCACCCACGACCTGGGTGTGCTCACCGTCCACTTCAACCGTGCGGTATTTCTTGACCGCAGGGTGATCGCCGACGGACCTGTGGATGAGGTAATTACGCCCCGAACCATAGCCAAAGCCTACGGCTTTGAATTTCACAAGGACTATCACAATGATTGAACTTATCATGGAACCTCTCCAATACGGATTTATTCTCCGAGGGCTGGCAGCCGGACTGCTGGCGGGAATTTCCTGTGCGCTGCTCAGCTCCTTCGTGGTGTGGAGGGGCATGGCGTTCATGGGAGATGCCATGGCCCATGCAATTCTGCCGGGAATTGTTGCCGCATATGCCTGGGGATTCAGTCTGATACTGGGAGCCCTGGGGGCGGCGGTTGTAGCCGTTTTTGCCATCGGGATAATCAGCAGCCGCAGTTCACTGAAGGAAGACAGCGCCATTGGAATTGTGTTTGCAGGTCTGTTCGCTTTGGGTATCCTGCTGCTCAGCAGAATTGCAAGCTATCAGGACCTCAGTCACATCCTGTTCGGAAACATTCTCGGCGTATCCAAAGCCGACCTTATTACCATGTCCCTGGTAGCCCTGGGGGTACTGGGGGTGCTGGCTAGCAGTTTCAAGGAACTTCTGGTGGCCTCCTTCGACCCCACCCATGCAGTTGCCATCGGCATCTCGCCTTCGCTGATCCGCTACCTTCTCCTTCTTCTCCTTGCTTTCACTACGGTAATTGCAATTCAGTCGGTGGGAGTCGTTCTGGTTCTGGCCCTGCTGGTCACCCCCGGGGCAACCGCATCTGTTCTGACCAACAAACTCGGCAGAATGATGGGAATTTCGGTGCTTACCGCCATTGTATCTACCGGTCTGGGATTTTACGCTTCCTATTACTGGAACACCGCTTCCGGGCCTACAATTGTACTGGTTCTCATAGCTATATTTTCTCTGGCGATGCTCATATCCTTTCTGCGCAGCACATTTTCCGGGTCCGGGAACAGCTCCGAACATACCGCAGAAGAAAGCAGCTAAAAATACCGGGCATTATCCCGGAACACATGAAAGAACGGTACGGGGAAAATACCCGCCAAAGGAACAATTGCCCATGCTCACCGGGGGAGATCTTTCTTCAGCCTTGCCGGGAAATTTCCGTTTACATAGCGGGTGATTGGGCATAATGTAAACATATGAAAATACTAATTGCCGATAAACTATCAGATAATGCCGTGAAGGCCCTTGAAAACATGGGAGCCTCGGTGAGGCTTGAACCCGACGCTGCAGCCGGGGATCTCCCCCAACTCATGAACGATGCGGAGATACTCATCGTTCGATCCACAAAGGTGAACAAAGCCGCCATGGATGCGGCAAGCAGCCTGAGCCTCATCATCCGGGCCGGTGCAGGAGTGAACACCATTGACCTGGAATACGCGTCCGCACTTGGAATCCATGTGGCCAACTGCCCCGGCAAAAATGCCGATGCCGTTGCAGAGCTCACAATAGGACATATGATCGCCCTGGACCGCAATATTGTGGACAACAGCATTGATCTCCGCAATGGAGTATGGAACAAAAAGGGCTACAGCAAAGCCCGGGGGCTGAAAGGCCGAACCCTGGGAATTCTGGGTCTGGGCTCCATCGGAACCAAGGTGGCCGCAGTTGCCCAGGTGATGGGAATGAATGTTCAGGCGTGGTCCCGGAGCCTTACCGAACAGAAGGCAAAGACCATGGGCCTGGGATTCTGCCCCACCCCCATGGATCTGGCACGGAGTTCGGATATCGTCAGCATTCATCTTGCAGCCAGTAATGACACCCGGCATCTCGTGGACCGCAGTTTTCTGGAAGCCATGAAAGAATCGGCGTTTCTGATCAATACATCCAGGGGTGAAATCGTGGACAGTGCGGCTCTTATGGAAATATGCAGCTCTAAATCTCTCAAAATAGCCCTGGATGTGTATGAAGATGAACCTGGGGCTTCGGAAAAAACGTTTCCACACACAGAACTTGCACAGCTTATTACCGGAACCCATCATATCGGCGCTTCCACCCAACAGGCGGCTGACGCCATAGCCGATGAAGTGGTAAAGATTGTAGAAAGCTACCGCAGCTCTGGAAAACCCCTGCACCCTGTGAATGCCAGAGACAAGAGCACCGCCCAGTTCAATCTGGTGGTGCGCCACTTTAACAAGGTGGGCGTTCTGGCCGCGGTGCTTGATGCCCTGCGCAACGCCGATATCAATATAGAAGAGATGGAAAATTCCATTTTCTCCGGGGGCGAAGCCGCAGTGTGTACCCTGAAGCTGGATGACCGTCCCTCGGATGTGATTTTGAATGAAATATCTTCCATGGATAATATCATCAAGGCTTCACTGAAATAATGAATCTGGAAGACTATTTTGCCCGATTCCGGAAAAAGACCATCGGATGGAATCATACAATCAACACCCCCATGGGAACTCGGCCGCTGATTTACGCCGACTGGATTGCCAGCGGCAGACTATATGAGGATATTGAAGATACGATCAGGAATCAGATAGGTCCCATGGTTGCCAACACCCACAGCGAAGCCAGCGCAACCGGGAAGGCCATGACCCGGGCGTATCACCTTGCCGGAGATATCATCAAAAACCATGTGAACGCCGGCCCTGAAGATATTCTCATATCTGCAGGAAGCGGCATGACCGCAGTGGTGAATAAACTGCAGCGCATGCTTGGTCTCCGCCGCCCTCCACAGAGCAAGGAAGGCGTGGATTTCAGCCGGGGCCTGCCCAGAGTCAAACCTTCCAAGCGCTGCGATACGGTGGTATTTATCACTCACATGGAGCATCACTCCAACCACATCAGCTGGCTGGAAAGCTGTGCCGAAGTAGTGGTTCTGGAGCCGGATGACAGCCTGCAGGTAAACCCCGAAGAACTTGAGCGGAAGCTGAAAGAGTATGAAGATACCGCCCTGAAGATCGGCAGTTTCAGCGCAGCAAGCAACGTGACCGGATTCATTCCTCCCTATCGTGAACTTGCCCGGATTATGCACCGCCACGGAGGATACGCATTTGTGGATTTTGCCGCCTCGGCACCCTACGTGGAGATAGACATGCATCCGGAACATGATCAATGGGGATACCTGGACGGGATCTTTTTCTCACCCCACAAGTTTCTTGGAGGGCCCGGCAGTTCAGGTGTGCTGGTTTTTAACCGAAAGCTGTATCACAACCGGATACCTGATAATCCCGGGGGGGGAACGGTAAACTGGACCAATCGCTGGGGAGAACGAAGCTATGTTACAGATATTGAAGCCCGGGAGGACGGAGGTACGCCCCCCTTTCTCCAGACCATGCGCACTGCCCTGGCAATCAGACTGAAGGAGCAGATGGGGGTGAAAAACATCGCAGCCAGGGAGAAGGAGCTTCTCCAACAGGCGGTGGAGGGGCTGTCCCGGGTTCCGGGGCTTCAGTTCCTGGGGGCCGACGGAGAATTTCCCCGGAATGAGCAACTGGCCGTTCTCTCGTTTTTTATCAGAGATATTCATCACAATCTCATTGTCGCCCTGCTGAATGACCGCTTCGGCATTCAGGTGCGGGGCGGCTGTTCATGTGCAGGCACATACGGCCACTGGCTGCTTCATGTCAGCAGGGAGGACTCTCTGCGGATCACCCGGGAAATAGAACGGGGGGATCTCAGCGAAAAACCCGGATGGGTGAGAATCAGCCTTCATCCCTCTATGAGCAATGGTGAGCTGGATGCAATCATTCACGGGGTGCATCAGATCGCCTCAAAAGCAGGTGAATGGGAAAAGGATTACCGCTTCAACCCCAAAAGCGGCGAGTTTGACTATGTACCCCGGGAAAACGTCAATTCCCCGTCCGGGGGAGGGGCTGAAAATGCGGGGGATTATGATTCATCCGGCAGCAATGAATCCTCGTGGTTTGACCTCTGATTCCACCCGATGAAACTCATGTTTCAGTGAACCGATGAATTAGCGCCCTGGAGAAAAACAGGGCAATAAAACCCTCATGAAGGACCCTGCAACCCGTTTTGCAGGCTCATGCACCCGCTATCCGGTTTTATACCATCCCGACGGGCTATCCCGGAGGAGGCTATCCCGGAGGGGCAAGAACCCCCAGCCTTGAGGCGGACCACCATTCAAAGAGTCTGAGCATGATTGAGTACAGTCCGCTCCAGAGCACCAGGGCGATCACTGCCTGGAGCATCAGTGCGGGAAACGGCCGGATCTTCCGGGTCTTGGGAGCTTCACTCCCTTGGGTGTTCAGGGTCTCACCGGAGCGCAGGGCATCCTTCCAGGCGTTTTTCCGACGCCTACCCAGAGGAAGCAGATACAGCAGGGCAAGAACCAGCCCTATAATCGTACCCGGGAAGCCGCCGGGGGCGTAGAGCAGCATAATAGGCGTGCTGACAACCTGTCTGAACTGGAATATCAGGGGCGCAAGCTTCCAGCCCAGCAAAAAGATCATCAGCGCATTACCCATCAGGCCCAGCAGCGCCGTGCTGCTGCGAATATGAAGAAGCCGTTCCAGGGTATCAATTTTGCCGGCGGTCTCGAGAAGGGAAAAGGAGAGCACGCCGGAAAGTACCAGAAGAATTATCTGTTCCAGGGAATTGACGAAAAAATGGATCATGGGAGTAATATTAACAATTTTGAATATAAAGTAAAGAGCGAGGGGCTCAGCTTGCCCCCCGTCGGCAACACTGATAGAGTGTGAAGCATGATGAACTGGTCGGAATTCGGAAAAAAACTCACCTCCCGCAGCGGTATCCTGGAACTCATGGATGATCTGGGCAAGGCCATGCAGTCCAGCGGTGAAAAGTACATGCTGGGCGGGGGCAATCCCGGGAACATCCCTGAGATGAACCGGGTCTGGCGCAGAAGAATGCAGGAAATTCTTGCCAACGGCGATGAATTTGAACGGGGACTGGGCAACTACGACACCCCCCAGGGCAAAGGCAGCTATCTGAATAATATCGCAGATATGCTCCGGGGAGAGTACGGCTGGGATCTCGGCCCTGAGAATATTGCCGTCACAAACGGAAGCCAGTCCGCCTTTTTCATGCTGTTCAATCTGCTCTCCGGTGAACTTGACAGCAGCAGGGGCGAAGGTGCGGGAACCATCCCCCACAGCCGCAGCGCCGGAGAACCCGCAGATGCCGCCGCTTCACCGCCCGGCGGACGGGCTACCCGTCAGATTCTTCTTCCCCTCATGCCCGAATACATCGGCTATGCCGATCAGGGTATCGGCCATGAACACTTCCGGGCCTACAAGCCGGAAATTGAAATAATAGACGATAATTATTTCAAATATCATGTGGATTTCGACAGCGTTGTTCTGGGGCCCAACGATGCGGCGGTTTGCGTATCCCGTCCCACCAATCCCACGGGAAATGTATTAAGCGATGAAGAGGTGAACCGGCTGGATCAGCTGGCCAGGGATCATGATGTTCCTCTGCTTCTGGATAACGCATACGGTACGCCGTTTCCCAACATGATTTTCACCGACGCCCGGCCCATCTGGAATGAGAATATCGTTCTGGGTATGAGTCTCTCCAAAATCGGGCTGCCTTCCACCCGCACAGGAATAATCATTGCCCGGGAGGAGATCGTTCAGGCAATATCTGCGGTCAACGCCATCATGAGCCTGGCGAATAATACTCTGGGTCAGATGATCACCGGTCCGCTCATAGAATCCGGGGAGATCCTGAAGCTGAGCAACGAAGTGGTACGCCCCTTCTACCGGGATAAATCCATGAGAGCCCAGGAAGCTGTACTGAGACACATGAAGGGGCTGCCCTGCCGTATTCACCTGAGTGAGGGTGCGCTCTTTCTCTGGCTCTGGTTTGATCATCCTGATATTGATACTGCAGTCCTCTATGAGAGACTGAAAGCCCGGCAGGTAATAATCGTACCGGGCAAATACTTCTTTTACGGAATCGACGAAGAGTGGGAGCACAGGAATCAATGTATCAGAATCAATTTTGCCCAGAGCGATGATGTTGTGGATGAAGGGATACGGAGGATCGCCGAAGAGGTTCGGGAGATGATCGATGCCTGAAAAGCCCGGGTGAATACTGGGTTCAACCTGCGGAACCATCGGCCGAGCGAATTTCCCGGATCAATTCCCCCGGCTCCCTTTCCCGATTAACTTCCCGGATTAAGCTCCGGGAGGTAGTTGCCGGATTCGTTCAGTCCGGCAGGCGGATGCTGCGCTTCCCGGGATCCCGTGCAGGCCGGTAGATAGTGAGTATGTTTCCGATTATGCTCACACTCTCGGCGTTCAGGCTGTTGCAGAGTTCGTCTGCTATTTCCCGTTTGGCTTCTTTATAATCCTGAAATTTCACTTTTATAAGCTCATGGGACTCAATCGCTTCTTCTGCCGCTTTCAGCACCTGTTCGTTTAAACCGTTTTGACCGATCATCACCACCGGTTTCAGACTATGCGCAGCCTTCTTCAGGAAATTTCTTTGTGCATTATTCAATTCATTCCATCCTTTATGCCGCCGCACTATACTGATATTATGGTACTTCGTCTATACCGGGAGCTGCCCGGCGACACATTCACAAAACAGAGGCCGGCTCATCCCAATTGAATACGGGAGAACAAACATGCTTGAACTTGAATCACCCTTCGACCTTCTCCAATCCAGATCCATGGCGGTGCCCGACAGGGAACATGCGGGAGCATTGGAGGAAATCAGACTGGCTCACTCCCCCATCCCCCGTCCGGGACATGCTTTGGTGAAAATTCACCGGGCAGGTGTGGCATTTGGTGATATTATCAGATCCACCGATTCTATCCTCAGAATCAGGGAATTCCCATGGACACCGGGCTACGATATTTCCGGTGAAATTATCAGTTTCACTCCCGCGGATCATGATGACCGGTTCCCGAAGGAATTCCGCACTACTCTTGAAAAGACCCTGAAGCCGGGAACCCCGGTGGCCGCCTTCTGCACAGAGGGAGGGTACTCCCAATATGTTGAACTGCCGCTTGAACTTCTGGTGCCGATCCCCGGTGATCTCAGCTACGACGACTCCTGTGCTTTGGTGCTGAACTACCTTACCGCCTGGCAGATGATGTTCAGAGTGGCGAAACTCCCCCGGCTGCAGCTTGAAGGCAGGCAGCAGCCTGCAGTATTTGTACAGTCGGCTGCAGGCGGTGTGGGTACGGCAGTTCTGCAGTTGGCCCAGGCCTTCAATATTCGGGCATACGGAACCGCATCTCCGGAAAAACACGATCTTGTGCACAAACTTGGTGGAATTCCCCTGGATTACCGGGATAAGGATCTTGTATCCCGAATACTTCAGGAAGAGCCGGGCGGATTGGATGCGGTCTTTGAAACCCGGGGATTTGACAGTGCAGTAACAAGCCGGAAGCTGTTGAAACCCAAGGGGAGGATCGTGCTCTTCGGATTTCTTGAGCACCATTCCAACATGGACATATACCGAAGACTTCGCTTCGTCCTCAAGGGGGCGAGATTCTTCCTCCCCCTACAAAATGGCCGTTCGTCCCTCTACCTGATAAATCCCGGAAGGAATATTGTTCATTATCGGGAAGATCTGGAACGCCTGCTTCACCTGGGAAATGACGGCATTCTGCAGCCGGTAATATCCGCCGTATTACCCCTTGAGGATGCGGAAGAGGGCTGGAATCTGATGAAGGAACGAAAAAGCCGGGGAAAAATTCTTCTGGATCCGTTTTACTCTGAAAATTCCTGAACGCCCTTCAATTATTATTTGTCCCAAACCTGACTTTCATGATATTATAATAGATATATGCAGGTCACCTTCTGAATTCTTCCTATATTTGAAGGTGCCTGCTGCAGCATAAATCTAATACGTGGTGGTGTGTTTCATGAGTAAAAATATTACCCAGACCTTTGCAGAAGTGGCGGAAAGACTTCCCTCCCAACCGGTGCAGTACAGCAAGGATGAAACGGGAGAGTTTCAACCGGTAAGCTTTTCACAGCTCTACTCTGAAGTTGAAAAAATGGCTGCCGGACTTGCATCCATGGGTATCGGCCGAAATGACCTTGTAGGTCTCATTTCCGAAAACAGAAAGGAATGGCTGGTGGCGGATCTTGCGGTTCTCAGCCTTGGCGCCGCTGACGTTCCCCGGGGTAATGACTCCATGCCCGAGGAAATTGCGTTTATTCTGGGCTTTACCGAAGTCAGTACAACCTTCGCAGAAAATGCAGCACAGGTGGAAAAGCTCATTTCCATCCAGAAAGATATGCCGGAACTGAAGCGGATTATCGTTCTTGATCAGGACTTTCAGCTGAAGGAGCTGAAATCCAAGGCTGCCGACAGAAAATCACTGGAAATACTGAAATATCATGAAGTGATCCAGGCGGGAGAGAAATTTCTTCAGAACGATCCGGACTATGTGAAAAAGGAAGTTGAGAAAGGCAGCAGGGAAGATCTGGCCACAATCATTTTCACATCGGGCACAACCGGTGAGCCCAAGGGTGTGCAGCTCTCCCATGCCAACTATATGGCCCAGGTGGATCTTATCGATACGAAAATCCGCATCGGTGCGGGTGATATTTGGCTTGCGGTGCTTCCGGTCTGGCATTCATTTGAACGGGTGATGCAGTATATTGCGGTGCTTTACGGTTGCTCCCTTGCCTACTCCAAGCCCGTGGGCAAAATTATGCTGGAAGACTTCCAGAAGGTGAATCCCACCTGGATGGCGTCGGTACCCCGCATCTGGGAGGCCGTCAGACTGGGGGTTATTAAAAGCGTAAATGCAGGCAGCAAGGTGAAAAAGTCCCTCTTCTTCTTTTTCCTGGGAGTGGGAAAACTTTACCGATATTTTCATAACATGGTTTTCAGCAGACTGCCCAGCTTCAAGCGGCGATCCCGGATACTGGACGCCCTGATCGGCTTCATCCCCATGATCTTTTTTCTCCCGGGTTATCTGTTGGGTAACCTTCTTGTATTCAAAAAAATCAAAGCAAAGCTTGGAACCCGATTTGTTGCCGGTATCTCCGGCGGCGGCGCCCTCCCCAGCGGAGTGGACAAGTTCTTTTCCGCCGTGGGAATTCTTCTGCTTGAAGGATACGGTCTCACCGAGACCGCGCCGGTTGTTTCGGTGCGGACCCAATGGCATCCGGTCACCGGATCCATCGGCACCAAACTTGAATGCTGCGAGATCCAGGTCCGGGACGAAGCGGGCAATGTCCTCAAACCCGGGAAAAAAGGCATTCTCTATGTGAAGGGCCTGAATGTGATGAAAGGGTACTACAAGCGGGATGAGTTTACCCGGAAGGCAATCGATGAAGAAGGCTGGTTCAACACCGGCGATCTGGCCATGATTGCACACCGGGGAGAGATCCGCATTCTGGGACGTGCCAAAGATACCATCGTTCTGCTGGGGGGAGAAAATGTTGAACCCTTGCCCATGGAAGATAAGATGCGGGAAAGCATGTATATTTCACAGGTTGTAGCCCTTGGGCAGGATCAGAAATTTCTGGGAGCCCTGATTGTCCCCGACGAAGAGAATATCCGCCAATGGGCCAAAGAACAGGGACTGCAGGTGGGAGATTACGGCAAGTTTATTAAAGGTCCCGAAGTGCACGACCTGATTAAGTCGGAGCTGGCAGAAGCGGTGAGCACCAAAAACGGATTTAAAACCTGGGAACGGATCGCACGCTTTGGAATTATTCCCGGTCCCTTTGAAGTTGGTAAGGAGCTGTCCGGAAAACAGGAAATCAAGCGTCATGTGATCTACGAAATGTACAACAAGGAAATTAACAGGATCTTTGCCTGAGCAACATTCGCCGAATTATTGATAATCGGTGAAAAAAGCTTTAATCAGCAGGCGCAGCAGAAGCTGAGCAGGCCGGTGAATTTTACCGATATTCACAGAATTTAAGCGCAAAGACGGGGCTGTCCGGGGAGTAAACCCAGGCAGCCCCGATTATTTTTAAACCGCAGATACCCGCTGATCTTCGCAGACTTCGCGGATTGATCTCATCAGGATTTGCCGGAGAAATTTTCCGGAGTCGGTCCGGCTGCCAACGGCGAAATTAGCCCTTTTTCAGACGGTTAATCAGGGCGTTTACAAGGTAGGCCATACCGTAGGTGTCGGTGTCACAATACGATTCAACCTCCCGGTAGAACCGCCGGGGATCTTCTCTTACATATCGGGCATAGGGATCCCAGCTTTCGGGCACCGGCAGTTCCGGATGCATAAGATAGTAGTAGCCGATAAACGCATCGCTTCCGCTTGACACCTTATCGTCTTCATACCCGTGGCGGGTGAGTACCGGAAGCACGGTCTTGAGGCTGATTTTGCCGCCCTGATCGGGGTGGTACACGCTGAACTCGGCAAAGGGCTTCTGCAGATCCACCAGTCGGTGAATAATCTGTTCAAGCCCCTTCCTTCGGGTATCCAGAAGGGAGGCCAGACGCCGGAGCACCGCCTTCTCAAAATGTATGCCGTAGACCAGAATTGAACCCTCTGAACCCAGATCACGAATCAGGGCATCGGCCAGTTCACCTCTTCGATCTTCACCGGGTTCAATAAGATATGAGCCCACCTTCTCCGGACTACCTGGAGAGAAACCGGATTCACTCCGGGATCCGGGATTATCCATTCGATATGCAGAGTACAAAAAAGGTACATGCTCCCACATCCCCACTCCGTTCCAGCGGGGAAGTGCCTCCAGATAGCATTCAAAATCCAGGAAGTAGAGAGGCCATTTCAGCCCGTCAAGGAAGTTTTGAAGGGCCTCGGTTTTCACCTGCTCCTGGCCCTGGAGTTCCGCCTGATGCTGAATCCAATGATAGGGTTTAATTTTCTGTTTCAAAGGCGGTTTCACAAGGTGGAGGTCTTTCACCCGGGTTATCCCCTGTGCTCTCAGCTTTGATGCAAGCCCCCCGGACCTGTGTAATCGGGAAATATCGCCGGGACCCGGAAGGGGATTTTCGGAGCCGCAAAACGGGCAGGAGCTACTTCTGCAGCCCGGAATGGATTCGATCCTGTAGGGGGGTGAGCCCAGTGCGGCTTCAATCCGCTGCACCTCCGCAGCAATATCCGCCTTCATGAACTTATGCCCTTTCTTCTGGCGCTGGATACTGAATATTTCACTGCTGTTCCGGGGGTAATCCTTGTTGAGGTAGAGAACGTTCACGTCATCCACCTGATACCCTGCAGCGGTGAGCCCCTGGGACAGCCAGGCTGCTTCCCGGACATAGCCGTCCTTCACCTTGGATGCGGCCTTCAAAAGAGTGATGCTCAGGCCGCCGTATGCCCCCCGTTGAATCAGATCCAAAAAGAGAATACGGCCCCGGGAAATCATTACTCCGTTAAGTATTCCCGGCTCAGTTGATTCGGAAAATTCCGGTGAATCCGGTGTTCCGTGTAATGCTTCGGTATGTGGGGAGGCTCCCCATTGTGAGAGTAACTCCAGAGTTGCCGATTCCAGTTCCTGAATGCCGTGTCCCTGCTTGCTGCCCCCGCTCCCGGAACCGCCTGATTCCCGGGCGGTTGCATCAAGCAGATCCTGGTATGGACCGGGATACACTTCAACAATTCCAGGATAACGTTCCCGGAGGATTTTCCGGAACTCATTGAGAACCCGGGTTTTTTCAAGGAATTGATGAGTGGATCCGGCACCTGAAGGTTTTTCAATGTACGTGCCGGGGGACGCCTGGA
It includes:
- a CDS encoding DUF2779 domain-containing protein, coding for MSSDTYPGIRCIDDLFTGWRCPRQLAERLTRRAEEFPGSYWLQASPGTYIEKPSGAGSTHQFLEKTRVLNEFRKILRERYPGIVEVYPGPYQDLLDATARESGGSGSGGSKQGHGIQELESATLELLSQWGASPHTEALHGTPDSPEFSESTEPGILNGVMISRGRILFLDLIQRGAYGGLSITLLKAASKVKDGYVREAAWLSQGLTAAGYQVDDVNVLYLNKDYPRNSSEIFSIQRQKKGHKFMKADIAAEVQRIEAALGSPPYRIESIPGCRSSSCPFCGSENPLPGPGDISRLHRSGGLASKLRAQGITRVKDLHLVKPPLKQKIKPYHWIQHQAELQGQEQVKTEALQNFLDGLKWPLYFLDFECYLEALPRWNGVGMWEHVPFLYSAYRMDNPGSRSESGFSPGSPEKVGSYLIEPGEDRRGELADALIRDLGSEGSILVYGIHFEKAVLRRLASLLDTRRKGLEQIIHRLVDLQKPFAEFSVYHPDQGGKISLKTVLPVLTRHGYEDDKVSSGSDAFIGYYYLMHPELPVPESWDPYARYVREDPRRFYREVESYCDTDTYGMAYLVNALINRLKKG
- a CDS encoding AMP-dependent synthetase/ligase yields the protein MSKNITQTFAEVAERLPSQPVQYSKDETGEFQPVSFSQLYSEVEKMAAGLASMGIGRNDLVGLISENRKEWLVADLAVLSLGAADVPRGNDSMPEEIAFILGFTEVSTTFAENAAQVEKLISIQKDMPELKRIIVLDQDFQLKELKSKAADRKSLEILKYHEVIQAGEKFLQNDPDYVKKEVEKGSREDLATIIFTSGTTGEPKGVQLSHANYMAQVDLIDTKIRIGAGDIWLAVLPVWHSFERVMQYIAVLYGCSLAYSKPVGKIMLEDFQKVNPTWMASVPRIWEAVRLGVIKSVNAGSKVKKSLFFFFLGVGKLYRYFHNMVFSRLPSFKRRSRILDALIGFIPMIFFLPGYLLGNLLVFKKIKAKLGTRFVAGISGGGALPSGVDKFFSAVGILLLEGYGLTETAPVVSVRTQWHPVTGSIGTKLECCEIQVRDEAGNVLKPGKKGILYVKGLNVMKGYYKRDEFTRKAIDEEGWFNTGDLAMIAHRGEIRILGRAKDTIVLLGGENVEPLPMEDKMRESMYISQVVALGQDQKFLGALIVPDEENIRQWAKEQGLQVGDYGKFIKGPEVHDLIKSELAEAVSTKNGFKTWERIARFGIIPGPFEVGKELSGKQEIKRHVIYEMYNKEINRIFA